Proteins found in one Pseudomonas mosselii genomic segment:
- a CDS encoding TerC family protein has product MTALQQFLFTPFLGTSAWLWLVFITIVIALLVLDLGVLHRQDREIEMRESLLLYSGYFSVGVLFGVWVWYELGAQPALEFYTGFLVEQSLSMDNVFVMAMIFSFFAIPRRYQHRVLFWGILGVVVLRAIMIGVGAALVQHFAWVLYLFGAFLLFTGVKMALSKDDAHPDLANNPVLRFVRRHMRVTDELHGRHFFVQLTPPGATRAIRYATPLFLALVLIELADLVFAVDSVPAIFAITQDPFIVYTSNIFAILGLRSLYFALAALMHRFVYLKYALALVLIFIGCKIFWHGLVGKVPAGVSLGVTFGLLLGGVLLSLLRTRDKKADPTAVDEARR; this is encoded by the coding sequence ATGACGGCTCTGCAGCAATTCCTCTTCACGCCTTTTCTCGGCACCAGCGCCTGGTTGTGGCTGGTCTTCATCACCATCGTCATCGCCTTGCTGGTCCTCGACCTGGGTGTGCTGCACCGCCAGGACCGCGAGATCGAGATGCGCGAAAGCCTGCTGCTGTACTCGGGCTACTTCAGCGTCGGCGTGCTGTTCGGCGTGTGGGTCTGGTATGAGCTGGGCGCGCAACCGGCGCTGGAGTTCTACACGGGCTTTCTGGTCGAGCAATCGCTGTCGATGGACAACGTGTTCGTCATGGCGATGATCTTCAGCTTCTTCGCCATCCCCCGCCGCTACCAGCACCGCGTGCTGTTCTGGGGCATCCTCGGGGTGGTGGTGCTGCGGGCGATCATGATCGGCGTGGGCGCCGCGCTGGTACAGCACTTCGCCTGGGTACTGTACCTGTTCGGCGCCTTCCTGCTGTTCACCGGGGTGAAGATGGCGCTGTCGAAGGACGACGCCCACCCGGACCTGGCCAACAACCCGGTACTGCGCTTCGTGCGCCGGCACATGCGCGTCACCGACGAGTTGCATGGCCGGCACTTCTTCGTTCAGCTCACACCGCCCGGAGCAACGCGGGCTATCCGCTATGCCACGCCGCTGTTCCTGGCCCTGGTATTGATCGAACTGGCCGACCTGGTGTTCGCCGTCGACAGCGTACCGGCGATCTTCGCCATCACCCAGGATCCGTTCATCGTCTACACCTCGAACATTTTCGCCATCCTCGGCCTGCGCTCGCTGTACTTCGCCCTGGCGGCGCTGATGCACCGCTTCGTCTACCTCAAGTACGCGCTGGCGCTGGTGCTGATCTTCATCGGCTGCAAGATCTTCTGGCACGGGCTGGTGGGCAAGGTGCCGGCCGGGGTGTCGCTGGGGGTGACGTTCGGCCTGCTGCTCGGCGGCGTGCTGCTGTCGCTGCTGCGCACCCGCGACAAAAAGGCGGACCCGACAGCGGTCGATGAAGCCCGACGATAA